A part of Melittangium boletus DSM 14713 genomic DNA contains:
- a CDS encoding DUF5953 family protein, with protein sequence MTDKRKKMTIIAYAPALVSDDGRPASAVHGMERALPGLRLGWTVSDDHQFISLPQRDRWLAQARRNGGFPLVCNNDEHYPVMISGLELPAMFGPGGQALFEVHAQLPLDAVGSAAAADVLEAVAEGAHAYWGHATPFSASVDIVRQTKNRPDDLEPPPRGLPEIKSPGAMHSPEIPHRLGWLNYWSAAAAQAIGFPDAARDADLLSRARRTATGGWIVSLTEAPLDLDNPEHLGALKRAYERFPEIGGRSTL encoded by the coding sequence ATGACGGACAAGCGGAAAAAAATGACCATCATCGCCTATGCGCCCGCGCTCGTGAGCGACGACGGTCGTCCTGCATCTGCGGTCCATGGAATGGAGCGCGCACTCCCTGGATTGCGCCTGGGTTGGACCGTTTCTGATGACCATCAATTCATTTCTCTGCCACAGCGTGACAGGTGGCTCGCTCAGGCTAGGAGAAACGGGGGGTTTCCTCTCGTTTGCAACAATGACGAACATTATCCCGTGATGATCTCCGGATTGGAACTCCCAGCCATGTTTGGCCCAGGAGGCCAAGCACTGTTTGAAGTTCATGCGCAACTGCCACTGGACGCCGTAGGGAGCGCGGCGGCGGCGGATGTGCTGGAAGCCGTAGCAGAGGGAGCGCACGCCTACTGGGGTCATGCCACACCATTTAGTGCAAGCGTGGACATCGTGCGCCAAACGAAGAATCGGCCAGACGACCTGGAGCCGCCTCCCCGTGGGCTGCCAGAGATCAAGTCCCCTGGTGCCATGCACTCGCCTGAGATTCCGCATCGTCTGGGGTGGCTAAACTACTGGTCGGCCGCTGCGGCACAGGCCATTGGATTCCCGGACGCCGCCCGCGATGCGGACCTGCTCTCGCGCGCACGGCGTACCGCGACGGGCGGGTGGATTGTCAGCCTCACCGAGGCGCCACTCGACTTGGACAACCCCGAGCACCTGGGCGCGCTCAAACGGGCCTACGAGCGTTTCCCGGAGATTGGCGGGCGCTCCACTCTTTGA
- a CDS encoding DUF6310 domain-containing protein — protein MLAERCFHALDHDRIEFHDITARCAVASAGAAAVGVGLCVLAAPEIIMGTVIVAGVVVVGFAINEALDAYELSGRRPEARPAPETRPVPETAPAPQKPSPKKRPKPEPKGPDFPPLEPPETSERDRSRCEPIPVPYHLGGNKLHNKCADRIPNNSFPGGDVFVNGKNFDALQLATRTLWEVKTNDIEEYNPFVIQVEINKQLEEARRERALAAACGFNFRIGVRSEAHKKALEDEAAEFKGLIDIMGWC, from the coding sequence GTGCTGGCGGAGCGGTGCTTTCATGCCCTCGACCATGATCGGATCGAGTTTCACGACATCACGGCACGATGCGCGGTGGCCTCTGCCGGTGCCGCTGCCGTGGGCGTCGGACTCTGTGTCTTGGCGGCGCCGGAGATCATCATGGGAACGGTCATCGTCGCGGGCGTGGTGGTGGTGGGATTCGCCATCAACGAGGCCCTGGATGCGTATGAACTGAGTGGGCGCCGACCCGAGGCAAGGCCCGCGCCTGAAACGCGGCCCGTGCCTGAAACAGCGCCCGCCCCTCAGAAACCCTCGCCGAAAAAAAGGCCCAAGCCGGAGCCTAAAGGACCGGATTTCCCTCCTCTGGAGCCACCCGAGACCTCGGAGCGAGACCGCAGCAGGTGCGAGCCCATCCCAGTGCCGTACCACCTTGGCGGTAATAAACTGCACAACAAGTGCGCCGACAGAATTCCGAACAACAGTTTCCCCGGCGGGGATGTGTTCGTGAATGGGAAGAACTTCGACGCACTGCAATTGGCTACGCGCACGCTCTGGGAGGTGAAAACCAACGACATCGAAGAGTATAATCCTTTCGTTATTCAAGTCGAAATCAACAAGCAGCTAGAGGAAGCACGGCGTGAGCGGGCCCTCGCGGCGGCCTGCGGATTCAACTTCCGAATCGGCGTTCGCAGCGAAGCGCACAAGAAAGCACTGGAAGACGAGGCTGCGGAATTCAAGGGTCTCATTGATATCATGGGCTGGTGTTGA
- a CDS encoding tetratricopeptide repeat protein, with the protein MTHLDSRGLPLSTTSDLAAERYRDGIDLLLSAWPGAVEALEEAIAADPDFALAHAARARLHAIRTEPAKARARIATAEELVARRGTERERSHVEILSLAINGQPAKALERALAHSNTWPRDVLILSLPLGAFGLFAFSGMADHDQARVELCERHARHFDADDWWFLTYRGWSHAENGNVTLGRALTQRGYDLRTHNANAAHALSHAMYEGGAGEEAERLIADWLPGYDRAGILHGHIAWHSALGALERGDPERALALYAEYIQPSVSAGMPVNVVSDTASFLWRLQAYGHTVPPGLWAAAAAYAGGVFQKAGFAFADVHMALIAAATGDRAAVEQRVEALTGVLEAGALAAGPVVPAICRAALAFAEEDYVGCARILEPLAAEVVRIGGSGAQREVFEDMLLLALMRGGEAVKARELLDRRLHRRPSPRDTRWYGLLAA; encoded by the coding sequence ATGACCCACCTCGACAGCCGCGGCCTGCCACTCTCGACCACGTCCGACCTCGCGGCCGAACGCTACCGGGATGGGATCGACCTGCTCCTCTCGGCCTGGCCCGGCGCCGTGGAGGCCCTGGAGGAGGCAATCGCGGCCGACCCGGACTTCGCTCTCGCCCATGCGGCGCGCGCGCGCCTGCATGCCATCCGTACCGAACCGGCGAAGGCCCGGGCGCGGATCGCGACGGCGGAAGAGCTCGTCGCCCGGCGTGGGACCGAGCGGGAGCGGAGCCATGTGGAGATCCTGTCCCTCGCCATCAACGGCCAGCCGGCAAAAGCACTGGAACGGGCGCTCGCGCACTCCAACACCTGGCCGCGGGACGTCCTGATCCTCTCGCTGCCTCTCGGTGCCTTCGGTCTCTTCGCCTTCTCCGGGATGGCGGACCACGACCAGGCACGCGTGGAGCTCTGCGAGCGCCATGCCCGGCATTTCGATGCCGACGATTGGTGGTTCCTCACCTACCGGGGCTGGTCCCATGCCGAGAACGGCAACGTGACGCTCGGCCGAGCCCTCACGCAGCGCGGCTATGACCTGCGGACACACAACGCGAACGCGGCGCACGCGCTCTCGCATGCCATGTACGAGGGCGGCGCGGGCGAGGAGGCGGAGAGGCTGATCGCGGACTGGCTGCCGGGCTATGACCGCGCCGGAATCCTCCATGGCCACATCGCCTGGCACTCGGCCCTCGGCGCCTTGGAGCGGGGTGATCCGGAACGGGCCCTCGCCCTCTACGCGGAGTATATCCAGCCGTCGGTTTCGGCCGGAATGCCGGTCAATGTGGTCAGCGACACCGCCTCTTTCCTGTGGCGGCTCCAGGCCTACGGCCACACGGTGCCGCCAGGGCTATGGGCGGCGGCGGCGGCCTATGCGGGGGGAGTCTTCCAAAAGGCGGGCTTCGCCTTCGCGGATGTCCACATGGCCCTCATCGCGGCGGCGACCGGCGACAGGGCCGCGGTGGAGCAGCGCGTGGAGGCGTTGACGGGCGTGCTCGAGGCCGGGGCCCTGGCCGCCGGGCCGGTGGTGCCGGCGATCTGCCGCGCCGCCCTTGCCTTCGCGGAGGAAGACTACGTGGGCTGCGCCCGCATCCTGGAGCCGCTCGCGGCCGAGGTCGTGCGCATCGGCGGCAGCGGCGCTCAGCGCGAGGTATTCGAGGACATGCTCCTCCTCGCCCTGATGCGGGGCGGCGAGGCCGTGAAGGCGCGTGAGCTCCTCGACCGCCGCCTGCACCGCCGCCCGTCACCGCGCGACACGCGCTGGTATGGTCTGCTCGCCGCCTGA
- a CDS encoding ABC transporter permease: protein MRPLVMAWRQLRRDFAAGELRILLAALVLAVLAVTAIGFVTDRAGRALALEANRLLGGDAVALGDTPLGEAVREAARAPGLRHTETRELTSMIRVGDADDERLKLGELRALGEGFPLRGRFRIVETADGPEHDAPGIPERGSVWMSRAGADALEARLGDMIALGESRLRLAALVVQEPDAALDAFNIAPRVVLNLADLPATGLVQEGSRLRYRLVVAGEPDAVERFVRTARAGLARGQRLETVKDARPEMRSALERADRFLSLAALVSVVLAAVAVAMAARRHGERHLSSTAVMRCLGASQRTLVAIHGGELLLVGLLASTVGVLLAFLMQWLVGRWLAGTLKVNIPAAGWVPAVQGYGVGLLVLLTFGAPPILALRRVPALRVLRRDLDRTEPSAWLVGLVGVAGLAALLWWKAGSAGLASVMLLGILATLGVLATLAWGLIHVVRRLRSRLRGSLRYGLANVSRRAATSVAQVSALGLGLMALLLLTFVRTDLLDRWQTALAQEAPNRFIVNVQEDQREPVRAFMAEQGLSAPDLHPMVRGRLVSHNGEPVKTTPAETPPGSEEERSGQRRRDREYNLSSTDTLREDNRVTSGVFWGQRLPETPELSVEEGFATTMGWKLGDRVAFDIAGQRLEATVTSLREVEWESFRPNFIVLVSPGALTGYAASYITAVRVPPERTRFTAQLVARFPNLSVVEVDALLKQVRDTADQVSTVVEVVFYFSLLAGMLVLMAAVSASQDERLLEGGVMRVLGGSRRQLRLAQASEFAAIGLLSGLTAAVAASVLAGIIATQVFDLPWTADWRLVGVGGGLGVLSAVGAGMFATRRVLDTPPSVTLRELQG, encoded by the coding sequence ATGAGACCGCTCGTGATGGCCTGGCGCCAGCTGCGCCGCGACTTCGCCGCCGGCGAGCTGCGCATCCTCCTGGCCGCCCTGGTGCTCGCCGTGCTGGCCGTAACGGCCATCGGCTTCGTCACCGACCGCGCCGGGCGCGCGCTCGCCCTCGAGGCCAACCGGCTGCTCGGCGGTGATGCGGTGGCGCTCGGAGATACCCCCCTCGGTGAGGCGGTGCGCGAGGCGGCGCGAGCCCCCGGGCTGCGCCATACGGAGACACGGGAGCTGACCAGCATGATCCGGGTCGGCGACGCGGACGACGAGCGGCTCAAGCTCGGCGAGCTCCGGGCGCTCGGCGAGGGCTTTCCCCTGCGGGGCCGCTTCCGCATCGTGGAGACGGCGGACGGCCCCGAGCACGACGCCCCGGGCATTCCCGAACGGGGCAGCGTGTGGATGAGCCGCGCGGGCGCGGACGCACTGGAGGCCCGGCTGGGGGACATGATTGCCCTGGGCGAGTCCCGGCTGAGACTCGCCGCGCTGGTGGTCCAGGAGCCGGACGCGGCCCTCGACGCCTTCAACATCGCGCCCCGGGTGGTGCTCAACCTCGCCGACCTGCCCGCGACGGGACTGGTGCAGGAGGGGAGCCGGCTGCGCTACCGCCTGGTGGTCGCCGGAGAACCCGACGCCGTGGAGCGCTTCGTGCGCACCGCGCGGGCGGGGCTCGCCCGGGGCCAGCGCCTGGAGACGGTGAAGGACGCGCGCCCGGAGATGCGCTCGGCGCTCGAGCGGGCCGACCGCTTCTTGAGCCTGGCGGCGTTGGTGTCGGTGGTGCTGGCGGCGGTGGCCGTGGCCATGGCCGCGCGTCGGCACGGCGAGCGGCACCTGTCGAGCACCGCGGTGATGCGGTGTCTGGGCGCGAGCCAGCGCACGCTGGTGGCCATCCACGGAGGCGAGCTGCTCCTGGTCGGGCTCCTCGCGAGTACCGTGGGCGTCCTGCTCGCCTTCCTGATGCAGTGGCTGGTGGGCCGGTGGCTCGCCGGAACGCTGAAGGTGAACATCCCGGCGGCTGGCTGGGTGCCCGCGGTGCAGGGCTATGGGGTGGGCCTGTTGGTGCTGCTGACCTTCGGTGCGCCCCCCATTCTCGCGCTGCGCCGGGTGCCCGCGCTGCGCGTGTTGCGGAGGGATCTCGACCGGACCGAGCCGAGCGCCTGGCTGGTGGGGCTCGTGGGCGTGGCGGGACTGGCCGCGCTGCTCTGGTGGAAGGCGGGCTCGGCGGGACTGGCCTCCGTGATGCTGCTGGGCATCCTCGCCACGCTGGGCGTGCTAGCCACCCTGGCGTGGGGGCTCATCCACGTCGTGCGGCGACTGCGCTCGCGGTTGCGCGGGAGCCTGCGCTACGGACTGGCCAATGTGAGTCGGCGCGCGGCCACCAGCGTCGCCCAGGTGTCCGCGCTCGGCCTGGGACTAATGGCGCTGCTGCTGCTCACCTTCGTGCGCACGGACCTGCTCGACCGCTGGCAGACGGCGCTCGCCCAGGAGGCGCCCAACCGATTCATCGTCAACGTGCAGGAAGACCAGCGGGAGCCGGTCCGGGCGTTCATGGCCGAGCAGGGGCTGTCCGCGCCGGACCTCCATCCCATGGTGCGCGGCCGGCTGGTGTCACACAACGGCGAGCCGGTGAAGACGACGCCCGCGGAAACGCCTCCTGGCTCCGAGGAGGAGCGCTCCGGACAGCGTCGGAGGGACCGCGAGTACAACCTCTCCAGCACCGACACGCTGCGCGAGGACAACCGCGTCACCTCGGGCGTTTTCTGGGGACAGCGGCTCCCGGAGACGCCGGAACTCTCGGTGGAGGAGGGCTTCGCCACCACCATGGGCTGGAAGCTCGGGGACCGCGTGGCCTTCGACATCGCGGGACAGCGGCTCGAGGCCACCGTCACCAGCCTGCGCGAGGTGGAGTGGGAGAGCTTCCGGCCGAACTTCATCGTGCTGGTGTCGCCGGGCGCGCTCACGGGCTATGCGGCCAGCTACATCACGGCGGTGCGAGTGCCCCCCGAGCGCACGCGCTTCACCGCGCAACTGGTGGCCCGCTTCCCCAACCTCTCGGTGGTGGAGGTGGATGCGCTGCTCAAGCAGGTGCGCGACACCGCGGATCAGGTCTCCACCGTGGTGGAGGTGGTGTTCTACTTCTCCCTGCTCGCGGGCATGTTGGTGCTGATGGCCGCGGTCAGCGCCAGTCAGGACGAGCGACTGCTGGAGGGCGGCGTGATGCGGGTGCTGGGCGGCAGTCGTCGACAGTTGCGGCTCGCGCAGGCCTCGGAGTTCGCGGCCATTGGCCTGCTGTCGGGCCTCACCGCGGCGGTCGCCGCCTCCGTGCTGGCGGGGATCATCGCCACCCAGGTCTTCGACCTGCCGTGGACGGCGGACTGGCGGCTGGTGGGCGTGGGAGGCGGGCTGGGGGTGTTGTCGGCGGTCGGCGCGGGGATGTTCGCCACCCGGCGCGTGCTGGACACGCCGCCTTCGGTGACCCTGAGGGAACTGCAAGGATGA
- a CDS encoding ABC transporter ATP-binding protein, protein MTHDRAMHPQVQPEPQRWALQVSDLGKRVPLPSGALTILDGVGFSIAHGDTVAIVGASGSGKSTLLSLLAGLDTPSSGSVLLDGAPLSALDEDGRARVRGEKVGFVFQSFQLLPSLTALENVMLPLELRGDADVETPARAILDKVGLGERLGHYPRQLSGGEQQRVALARAFVTRPAVLFADEPTGNLDTRTGQAIVELLFSLNAEAGTTLVLVTHDERLAARCGRRLRLDGGRLMTGERHAP, encoded by the coding sequence ATGACCCACGACCGCGCGATGCACCCCCAAGTCCAGCCCGAGCCCCAGCGGTGGGCACTCCAGGTGTCGGACCTGGGCAAACGCGTCCCCCTGCCCTCCGGCGCGCTCACCATCCTCGACGGCGTGGGCTTCTCCATCGCCCATGGCGACACCGTGGCCATCGTCGGAGCCTCCGGCTCGGGAAAGAGCACCCTGCTGTCGCTGCTGGCCGGGCTGGACACGCCCAGCTCCGGGAGCGTGTTGTTGGACGGCGCACCGCTGTCCGCCCTGGACGAGGACGGCCGCGCGCGCGTGCGCGGCGAGAAGGTGGGTTTCGTCTTCCAGAGCTTCCAGCTCTTGCCGTCGCTGACGGCGCTGGAGAACGTGATGCTGCCACTCGAGCTGCGCGGAGACGCGGATGTGGAGACGCCCGCCCGGGCCATCCTCGACAAGGTGGGGCTGGGGGAGCGGCTGGGTCACTACCCTCGCCAGCTGTCGGGCGGAGAGCAGCAACGCGTGGCCCTGGCGCGCGCCTTCGTCACCCGGCCGGCGGTGCTCTTCGCCGACGAGCCCACGGGCAACCTCGACACCCGCACCGGCCAGGCCATCGTCGAGCTGCTCTTCTCCCTCAACGCGGAGGCCGGAACCACCCTGGTGCTCGTCACCCATGACGAGCGCCTCGCGGCGCGCTGCGGACGGCGGTTGCGGCTCGATGGAGGTCGCCTGATGACCGGGGAGCGGCACGCGCCATGA
- a CDS encoding arylesterase, translating into MNQDYMRQRTWTARVLGQVVVTLAVGLAALGASAALGGPTRTVLVMGDSLSAAYGLAPEEGWVALTAARMAREYPGWRVVNASVSGETTAGGAARIEGELTRNRPEVVIIELGGNDGLRGLPLKQTRANLEKMVSAARAVGARVLLVGMRMPPNLGKAYTEGFAANFRTVAETHQVSLLPFLLEPIAMDRASFQPDNIHPVAAAQPKLSDHVWPALAALLK; encoded by the coding sequence ATGAATCAAGACTACATGAGGCAGCGCACCTGGACCGCCCGCGTGCTCGGCCAGGTCGTGGTGACACTGGCCGTGGGACTGGCCGCGCTGGGCGCATCGGCCGCGCTGGGGGGGCCCACCCGGACGGTGCTGGTGATGGGGGATTCGTTGTCCGCCGCCTACGGGCTCGCGCCGGAGGAGGGGTGGGTGGCGCTGACGGCCGCGCGGATGGCCAGGGAGTATCCGGGCTGGCGGGTGGTGAACGCCAGCGTCAGTGGGGAGACCACGGCGGGCGGAGCCGCGCGCATCGAGGGCGAGCTGACGCGCAACCGGCCGGAGGTGGTGATCATCGAGCTGGGCGGCAACGACGGGCTGCGGGGTCTGCCGCTCAAGCAGACCCGGGCGAATCTGGAGAAGATGGTGAGCGCGGCCAGGGCCGTCGGCGCCCGGGTGTTGTTGGTGGGCATGCGCATGCCGCCCAACCTGGGCAAGGCCTACACGGAGGGCTTCGCGGCCAACTTCCGGACCGTGGCCGAGACACACCAGGTGTCCCTGCTCCCGTTCCTGCTGGAACCCATCGCCATGGATCGGGCCTCCTTCCAGCCCGACAACATCCACCCCGTCGCCGCCGCGCAGCCCAAACTGAGCGACCATGTCTGGCCGGCGCTGGCCGCGTTGCTGAAGTGA
- a CDS encoding GFA family protein, with amino-acid sequence MSVDSGRSHLVACACGQVVFEAAGVPILTTVCDCASCREAGRRIEALPGAAPVLDADGGTSFVLHRKDRVRCTRGGAQLKEYRLKPDSPTRRVVATCCHSAMFLEFNKGHWLSLYRNRIPGAPPVEMRVMTGDRPDGAPLDGNVPAYATHSVAFMWRLFAAWFAMGLRTPRGIDGTKIEGGSP; translated from the coding sequence ATGAGCGTTGATTCGGGTAGGTCCCACCTCGTCGCGTGCGCATGCGGCCAGGTGGTATTCGAGGCGGCGGGTGTGCCGATCCTGACCACGGTATGTGATTGCGCGAGCTGCCGCGAAGCGGGCCGGCGGATCGAGGCGCTTCCCGGCGCGGCACCGGTGCTCGATGCCGATGGCGGCACCAGCTTCGTGCTCCATCGCAAGGACCGCGTGCGCTGCACGAGGGGTGGGGCTCAGCTCAAGGAATATCGCCTCAAGCCCGATTCGCCGACGCGGCGGGTGGTGGCGACCTGCTGCCATTCGGCGATGTTCCTCGAATTCAACAAAGGCCATTGGCTGAGCCTGTACCGGAACCGCATCCCCGGTGCGCCGCCGGTGGAGATGCGGGTGATGACCGGGGACCGCCCCGATGGCGCGCCCCTGGACGGAAACGTGCCTGCCTATGCCACGCATTCGGTGGCGTTCATGTGGCGGCTGTTCGCGGCGTGGTTCGCGATGGGACTGCGCACTCCGCGCGGCATTGACGGCACGAAGATCGAGGGAGGTAGTCCATGA
- a CDS encoding TIGR02265 family protein: MVAVSAGDDWEVDLERRLARVRPEHTIRGLFLQSYLRQLRVLGGEPLWERGLALCGDAPLVELFHYPVRTQLQLLGLLMPPLVERHGTAAAGLRALGRECIGDFLSSYTGRFLVRLAGTDARRMLNHSPMGYRVATGFGEHSLEWRGARHCHWTMRDVFLPCAYHEGQLTAILERGGAREVRMNGRQTALLDCEYDISWE, encoded by the coding sequence GTGGTCGCGGTGTCAGCGGGAGACGATTGGGAGGTGGACCTCGAGCGGCGTCTGGCGCGGGTGCGCCCCGAGCACACCATCCGGGGGCTGTTCCTCCAGTCCTACCTGAGGCAGCTGCGCGTGCTCGGAGGCGAGCCCCTGTGGGAGCGGGGCCTCGCCCTGTGCGGCGACGCGCCCCTGGTGGAGCTCTTCCACTACCCGGTGCGCACGCAGTTGCAGTTGCTCGGGCTGCTGATGCCGCCGCTGGTGGAGCGTCACGGAACGGCGGCGGCGGGCCTGCGCGCGCTGGGGCGCGAGTGCATCGGCGACTTCCTGTCCTCCTACACCGGCCGGTTCCTGGTGCGGCTCGCGGGGACGGACGCCCGGCGGATGCTGAACCACTCGCCCATGGGCTACCGGGTGGCCACGGGCTTCGGCGAGCATTCGCTGGAGTGGCGGGGAGCGCGGCACTGCCACTGGACCATGCGCGACGTCTTCCTGCCCTGCGCGTATCACGAGGGCCAGTTGACGGCCATCCTGGAGCGGGGCGGAGCGCGAGAGGTGCGGATGAATGGGCGGCAGACGGCTCTGCTCGACTGCGAGTACGACATCTCCTGGGAGTGA
- a CDS encoding DUF1349 domain-containing protein produces the protein MSENAMGRRTIIVAGVSAMLMPASVRAAKPVTGMKKGTTMDDGVWLNEPKVWNRANGVLDVTTDKSTDFWRETHYGFTRDSGHFLGVRTEPAFTAQVRIQGAYEQLYDQAGIMIRVDERRWVKAGIELSDGRAMLSSVLTNGKSDWATGPYEANPRDFWMRATVAKGVLRLQVSADGKTWPLVRLAPFPEAKSYLVGPMCCTPERAGLQVRFSEFRLTPPLGKDLHDLT, from the coding sequence ATGAGCGAGAATGCGATGGGACGCCGGACGATCATCGTCGCGGGCGTAAGCGCCATGCTGATGCCGGCGAGCGTCCGGGCCGCGAAGCCGGTCACGGGCATGAAAAAAGGAACGACGATGGACGACGGTGTGTGGCTCAACGAGCCCAAGGTCTGGAACCGCGCGAACGGCGTGCTGGACGTCACGACGGACAAGAGCACCGACTTCTGGCGGGAGACGCATTACGGCTTCACTCGTGACAGCGGTCACTTCCTGGGCGTGCGCACCGAACCGGCCTTCACCGCGCAGGTGCGCATCCAGGGCGCCTACGAGCAGTTGTACGATCAGGCCGGAATCATGATCCGGGTCGATGAGCGCCGCTGGGTGAAGGCCGGCATCGAATTGTCTGATGGCCGGGCGATGCTCAGCAGCGTGCTGACGAACGGCAAGTCGGACTGGGCGACCGGGCCTTACGAGGCGAACCCGCGCGATTTCTGGATGCGTGCGACGGTCGCCAAGGGGGTGTTGCGTCTCCAGGTGTCCGCCGATGGCAAGACATGGCCGCTCGTGCGGCTGGCGCCCTTCCCGGAAGCCAAATCCTATCTCGTGGGACCGATGTGCTGCACTCCGGAGCGGGCAGGACTCCAGGTGCGATTCTCCGAGTTCCGTCTCACGCCCCCCCTCGGCAAGGATCTGCACGACCTGACGTAA
- a CDS encoding secreted glycosyl hydrolase, whose protein sequence is MEGNATSDLRPSVRGDAYTLKLHVSKRSQQTMIRSSLVSLCACFLLAACGDNPSDKPGDNPSDSPVPRGATVPWDEYEAEAGVSSGGATLEQTTRGPWLEGTLSGEASGRKAVTLHGPTDAVAWTSRVKANSVLVRYSVPDQKEAHLDVYVNDVKVATLTVNSDFAWLYTGPNNTETHNAFPRQQVDELPQNPSTSDVNFGLRLPWNSAHHIYDEAHALLATDGRETIHPGDVVKIISPDASAELPVTIDFMDLELVPEPLSAPAGYVVVSEFTQAGVVRALQEAVDGGKPGIFLPPGDYVMSHVSPALPKVYVPAGLTVQGAGMWYTRFVPPPPQEVGYNYEFGFRLSGDNITFQDFAIFGTWRNRAARYNKDAADLGNWPWDSYDGIGRAFDRYMHNNAVFKRLWIERMIVGGWVEGGNNLLWQDCRFRNTLADGINLCNGTSNSRIVNCTARNTGDDAFAMWSAITWDKAPIGDTPWVHQPEGPNQGNIIERCTAGLIWRAAGFAVYGGHDNVIKDSVVYDTLRYPGITVDNEFAPQHEFSGLTTLQNMTVERCGGRMWWDDDDGAQGDETTRRKWGAVWLFAANPYSPAEPSSPIRFQGIRLKDIDIIDPVYYGVLVQTTQGQRIEDTEFDGVHIVMNQSGEFGMVANDSHKAPPSPFSGKIATTGSITLKNSSITGHRANSGNLFSKDPVSTETFLFKDGGGNIWTGDR, encoded by the coding sequence GTGGAAGGTAATGCCACCTCCGACCTGCGCCCATCCGTCCGCGGGGATGCCTATACTTTGAAACTTCACGTCTCGAAGAGGAGCCAGCAAACGATGATTCGTTCGAGCCTCGTGTCGCTCTGCGCGTGCTTTCTGCTCGCTGCTTGCGGCGACAACCCTAGCGACAAACCTGGTGACAACCCCAGCGACTCCCCCGTCCCCCGGGGCGCCACCGTTCCCTGGGACGAGTACGAGGCCGAGGCGGGCGTTTCCTCCGGTGGTGCCACGCTCGAGCAGACCACCCGTGGCCCGTGGCTGGAAGGCACGCTCTCCGGCGAGGCATCGGGCCGCAAGGCAGTGACACTGCATGGCCCCACCGACGCGGTCGCGTGGACGAGCCGCGTGAAGGCCAACTCCGTCCTGGTGCGCTACAGCGTGCCGGACCAGAAAGAGGCCCATCTGGATGTCTACGTGAATGACGTGAAGGTCGCCACGCTCACCGTGAACTCGGATTTCGCCTGGCTCTACACCGGTCCGAACAACACCGAGACGCACAACGCCTTTCCGCGCCAGCAGGTGGACGAACTCCCCCAGAACCCGAGCACCAGCGACGTGAATTTTGGCCTGCGGCTGCCTTGGAACTCCGCGCACCACATCTACGACGAGGCGCACGCGCTGCTGGCGACCGACGGCAGGGAGACCATCCACCCAGGCGATGTGGTGAAGATCATCTCGCCGGATGCCTCCGCGGAGCTCCCCGTCACCATCGACTTCATGGACCTCGAGCTCGTGCCGGAGCCCCTCTCCGCTCCAGCGGGCTACGTCGTCGTGAGCGAATTCACCCAAGCGGGGGTGGTGCGGGCCCTTCAGGAAGCCGTGGACGGCGGCAAACCTGGCATCTTCCTGCCGCCTGGCGATTACGTGATGTCGCACGTGAGCCCGGCGCTCCCCAAGGTCTACGTTCCCGCCGGTCTGACCGTCCAGGGCGCTGGCATGTGGTACACGCGGTTCGTGCCTCCTCCCCCGCAGGAGGTTGGCTACAACTACGAGTTCGGGTTCCGTCTGAGCGGCGACAACATCACCTTCCAGGACTTCGCGATCTTTGGAACCTGGCGCAACCGGGCGGCTCGCTACAACAAGGACGCGGCCGATCTCGGCAACTGGCCGTGGGACAGCTACGACGGGATCGGGCGAGCCTTCGACCGCTACATGCACAACAACGCGGTCTTCAAGAGGCTGTGGATCGAGCGGATGATCGTGGGTGGCTGGGTCGAGGGCGGCAACAACCTGCTGTGGCAGGACTGCCGGTTCCGCAACACCCTGGCGGACGGCATCAACTTGTGCAACGGAACCAGCAACTCGCGGATCGTGAACTGCACGGCGCGAAACACCGGGGATGATGCCTTCGCCATGTGGTCCGCCATTACCTGGGACAAGGCGCCCATTGGAGACACGCCCTGGGTTCACCAGCCCGAGGGCCCCAACCAGGGCAACATCATTGAGCGCTGCACCGCGGGCCTGATCTGGCGAGCAGCCGGTTTCGCGGTTTACGGCGGCCACGACAACGTGATCAAGGACTCGGTGGTCTACGACACCCTGCGCTATCCGGGCATTACCGTGGATAACGAGTTCGCGCCCCAGCACGAGTTCTCCGGGCTCACCACCCTTCAGAACATGACGGTCGAGCGCTGCGGAGGCCGCATGTGGTGGGACGACGACGACGGAGCGCAGGGAGACGAAACCACGCGGCGAAAGTGGGGCGCGGTCTGGTTGTTCGCCGCCAACCCGTACTCTCCGGCCGAGCCGTCCTCCCCCATCCGCTTTCAGGGCATCCGTTTGAAGGACATCGATATCATCGACCCCGTCTATTACGGGGTCCTGGTTCAGACCACGCAGGGGCAGCGAATCGAGGACACCGAGTTCGACGGCGTCCATATTGTCATGAACCAATCAGGCGAGTTTGGCATGGTGGCCAACGACTCGCACAAGGCCCCGCCCAGCCCGTTCAGCGGGAAAATCGCCACCACGGGTTCGATCACCCTCAAGAACTCGAGCATCACCGGCCACCGGGCCAACTCCGGAAACCTGTTCTCGAAAGACCCGGTCTCCACCGAGACGTTCTTGTTCAAGGACGGCGGCGGGAACATCTGGACGGGCGATCGATAG